The following are from one region of the Amedibacterium intestinale genome:
- a CDS encoding SpaA isopeptide-forming pilin-related protein — MKFKKTLNKIPKLVLAGFMALTTVFTNGIPIVKAATYNLTEEYQSDWYFFGSDKYGDGSILYLNGKQAFCIEPDKVSAIGPNEPIKPSDIGLTDKQMNEMALITWYGYRSKSKPTKVDYMMTQNLVWKYLGSGQRMGNSTYPNESSMQSWFNNVMNKVNHFYDKPSFYNKEITIDMGETASINDTNKVLSGLRIKSVTGGKASISGNTLKVTPDGTLDTMTITFDRGMSTEQTKDTIVVRQGQNQAVSYLTGKDPYGSIVRIKVNRTGSLKITKQDEDGNYVSNTSFKLSKNADMSSPIGTYTTGSDGTVTVNDLEQGTWYIQETSVPSHLVLDTTIRTVTINPNETATYTAKNNWVKGKIKLRKVDSKTNEQVGGATYAIYNQQGQELERLVTTATGYVESGYLRFGEYRVKEIIAPEGYVLNPQEYSVTVSENEQRIEVSGSDKPIEGYIQVLKRDKETGKTVVKANTTFSVYKSDNTYVTDITTNNNGIAKSNLLRYGSYYLVEKTAPDGYTHSDEKLVYNITEDGKKYEAVLSNTRVKGQIKLSKEDSVIGKNPQGEATLEGAVYEVRAAENIVDPADGSVLHEKDTLITTLTTDSEGNASTNDQLYLGKYNVKEVKPSNGYTLDPKTYMIDISYEGQEVALIIKSVTSSEKVISQPFEIIKISDNGSGEADLLEGAEFTIKAQKEIDKYGSWEKAPVAKNAFGKDAAVMVTDKKGYALSDELSFGTYVIRETKTPSDHYSVPDFTVTITEDSREPQVWRVFNDEKFKAVLKIVKLDIETGNTVAIPGATFKIKDLKTNKYVGYWEWNPFPHYVDTWETAEDGTVMTGDVLHPGEYRLEEIKAPNGYVINTEPVKFKISKEEAHETLPDGTTPLITVKMSDQSVKGRIEVSKEGEVLKDLYFDEKGTAKFVYEKRKLADAEFEIYAAEDILSPDNHGDILYRKDELIETLVTGKQGVITTSLLPLGKYYIVEKKAPDGYVQSTEKKEVELKYQNQETEVVFSELQDFDNERQKIEVCVNKLDSETKEGLLGAQISLYTNRKLYNYDGEVIADPNTKLETVESDETGKAVFTLDLPNDLTPEYAMDPLKEENASKDEDIRYEGDLNALFYVQETKAPAGYTSGVTTRYLFDTKYTNQKEDVLSFSFDIGNEATKVEISKTDITGEKELAGAHLQIVDLESDEVVEEFISKEKPTVFKALPVGKYKLVETLAPKGYALAEEIVFEVKDTGEIQKVQMKDELLLTDIVVHKVDSTTGKPITGSDFIFAIYKDEGCTDLISIKNANKEDGTICFENLPFGVYYLKEIQAPKGYQLSKEVKKVVLDEKAKGIGNILHVTYRNQKIPVKVKTGVEEHTGGLIILAIASGLIAFLVLRKKEKLKR; from the coding sequence ATGAAGTTTAAAAAGACTTTAAATAAAATTCCAAAACTTGTACTAGCAGGTTTTATGGCACTGACAACAGTCTTTACAAATGGAATTCCGATTGTCAAAGCTGCTACTTATAATTTAACAGAAGAGTATCAGTCAGATTGGTATTTCTTTGGTTCAGATAAATATGGGGATGGATCTATTCTTTATTTGAATGGAAAACAGGCCTTCTGTATAGAGCCGGATAAAGTATCCGCAATAGGTCCAAATGAACCTATAAAACCTAGTGATATTGGCTTGACAGATAAACAGATGAATGAAATGGCACTTATTACATGGTATGGATACAGAAGTAAATCAAAACCAACAAAAGTTGACTATATGATGACACAGAATCTAGTGTGGAAATATTTAGGAAGTGGACAGAGAATGGGAAATTCCACGTATCCAAATGAATCCTCTATGCAATCCTGGTTCAACAATGTCATGAATAAAGTAAATCATTTCTATGATAAACCTAGTTTTTATAATAAGGAAATTACAATTGATATGGGGGAAACTGCCAGTATCAATGATACGAATAAAGTTTTAAGTGGTTTGCGAATCAAGAGTGTGACAGGTGGAAAAGCAAGTATCAGTGGAAACACTTTAAAAGTCACTCCTGATGGTACATTGGATACAATGACGATTACTTTTGATAGAGGTATGTCTACTGAACAAACGAAAGATACAATTGTCGTTCGTCAAGGACAAAATCAGGCTGTTTCTTATTTGACTGGAAAAGATCCCTATGGTTCAATTGTTAGAATTAAAGTAAATCGAACAGGGTCTTTAAAAATTACGAAACAGGATGAAGATGGAAATTATGTTTCTAATACATCATTCAAGCTGTCTAAAAATGCGGATATGTCCTCTCCAATTGGAACCTATACGACTGGAAGTGATGGTACGGTAACTGTCAATGATTTAGAACAGGGTACTTGGTATATACAGGAAACTTCTGTACCTAGTCATTTAGTACTTGATACTACTATTCGAACTGTAACCATCAATCCGAATGAAACAGCTACTTATACTGCAAAAAACAATTGGGTAAAAGGTAAGATCAAACTAAGAAAAGTTGACAGCAAAACCAATGAGCAGGTAGGTGGTGCAACTTATGCTATTTATAATCAACAAGGACAGGAATTAGAACGACTGGTCACAACGGCAACTGGCTATGTGGAATCCGGATATTTAAGATTTGGAGAATATAGAGTAAAAGAGATTATTGCGCCTGAAGGATATGTTTTAAATCCACAGGAGTATAGCGTAACTGTGTCAGAAAATGAACAGAGAATTGAAGTTAGTGGAAGTGATAAACCAATTGAAGGGTATATTCAGGTATTAAAACGTGATAAAGAAACTGGAAAAACTGTAGTAAAGGCTAATACGACATTCTCTGTATATAAGTCTGATAATACTTATGTAACAGATATTACAACCAACAATAATGGTATTGCGAAAAGCAATCTTCTTCGTTATGGAAGCTACTACTTAGTAGAAAAAACTGCACCAGATGGCTATACGCATTCTGATGAAAAACTAGTCTATAACATTACAGAAGATGGAAAAAAATATGAAGCAGTTTTATCAAATACCAGAGTAAAAGGACAAATTAAGCTTTCTAAAGAAGATAGTGTAATTGGAAAAAACCCACAGGGAGAAGCAACACTGGAAGGTGCAGTTTATGAAGTAAGAGCAGCGGAAAATATTGTTGATCCAGCAGATGGAAGTGTTCTTCATGAAAAAGACACTTTGATCACAACACTTACAACAGACAGCGAAGGAAATGCTTCTACAAATGATCAGTTGTATTTAGGAAAATACAATGTAAAGGAAGTAAAGCCAAGTAATGGTTATACATTGGATCCAAAAACTTATATGATTGATATTAGCTATGAGGGGCAGGAAGTGGCATTGATTATAAAATCTGTTACTTCATCAGAAAAAGTTATCTCTCAGCCGTTTGAAATAATTAAAATTTCTGATAATGGATCTGGAGAGGCAGACTTGTTAGAGGGTGCAGAATTTACTATCAAAGCACAGAAAGAGATTGATAAATATGGAAGCTGGGAAAAAGCACCAGTTGCGAAAAATGCATTTGGTAAAGATGCAGCAGTCATGGTCACAGATAAGAAAGGATATGCACTTTCTGATGAATTGTCATTTGGAACATATGTTATAAGAGAGACAAAAACACCATCTGATCACTACAGCGTTCCTGATTTTACCGTAACGATTACAGAAGATAGCAGAGAGCCGCAGGTTTGGCGAGTGTTCAATGACGAAAAATTTAAAGCTGTATTGAAGATTGTAAAACTTGATATAGAAACAGGAAATACAGTGGCTATTCCAGGTGCAACTTTTAAAATTAAAGACTTAAAAACAAACAAATATGTAGGTTATTGGGAATGGAACCCATTTCCTCATTATGTAGATACATGGGAAACTGCGGAGGATGGAACCGTAATGACTGGGGATGTGCTTCATCCGGGAGAATATCGGTTAGAAGAAATCAAAGCTCCAAATGGGTATGTTATCAATACAGAACCAGTGAAATTTAAAATTTCGAAAGAGGAAGCACATGAAACTCTTCCAGATGGAACAACACCGCTTATAACGGTAAAAATGTCAGATCAATCGGTAAAAGGAAGAATTGAAGTTAGTAAAGAAGGAGAAGTTCTTAAAGATCTTTACTTTGATGAAAAGGGAACTGCAAAATTTGTATATGAAAAAAGGAAACTCGCAGATGCCGAATTTGAAATTTATGCTGCAGAAGATATTTTATCACCAGATAACCATGGAGATATCTTATATCGAAAAGATGAACTTATTGAAACGTTAGTAACAGGAAAACAGGGAGTTATAACTACATCTTTACTTCCTCTAGGAAAATACTACATCGTAGAAAAGAAAGCTCCTGATGGCTATGTACAATCTACAGAAAAAAAAGAAGTAGAACTCAAATATCAGAATCAGGAAACAGAAGTTGTATTTAGTGAGCTGCAGGATTTTGATAATGAACGACAAAAAATAGAAGTTTGTGTAAATAAACTGGATTCTGAAACAAAAGAAGGGTTACTAGGTGCACAAATAAGTCTTTATACGAACAGAAAACTGTACAATTATGATGGAGAGGTGATTGCAGATCCAAATACAAAATTGGAAACAGTAGAGAGTGATGAAACAGGAAAGGCAGTTTTTACTCTTGATTTGCCAAATGATCTGACACCTGAATATGCGATGGATCCATTGAAAGAAGAAAATGCCTCAAAGGATGAAGATATTCGTTATGAAGGAGATTTGAATGCTTTGTTTTATGTTCAGGAAACAAAAGCTCCTGCAGGATATACTAGTGGTGTAACAACACGTTATTTGTTTGATACGAAGTATACAAATCAAAAAGAAGATGTACTGTCATTTAGCTTCGATATTGGAAATGAAGCCACAAAAGTAGAAATCTCGAAAACAGATATAACAGGAGAAAAAGAACTTGCCGGTGCACATTTGCAAATCGTGGATTTAGAAAGTGATGAAGTGGTAGAAGAATTTATATCAAAAGAAAAGCCAACCGTATTTAAGGCACTTCCTGTTGGCAAGTATAAACTAGTAGAAACACTTGCTCCAAAAGGTTATGCACTTGCTGAGGAGATAGTGTTTGAAGTAAAAGATACTGGAGAAATACAAAAAGTACAAATGAAAGATGAATTGTTGTTAACGGATATTGTAGTACATAAAGTAGATTCTACAACAGGTAAGCCGATTACAGGAAGTGATTTTATATTTGCGATTTACAAGGATGAAGGTTGTACAGATTTAATTTCTATTAAAAATGCCAACAAAGAAGATGGTACGATTTGTTTTGAAAACCTTCCATTTGGTGTTTATTATCTAAAAGAAATACAGGCACCAAAAGGCTATCAATTGTCAAAAGAAGTTAAAAAGGTTGTGCTTGATGAAAAAGCAAAAGGTATTGGAAATATTCTTCATGTAACATACAGGAATCAAAAAATACCTGTAAAAGTAAAAACAGGAGTTGAAGAACATACAGGTGGACTTATTATTCTTGCGATTGCATCTGGGCTAATAGCATTTTTAGTTCTTAGAAAAAAAGAAAAGCTTAAAAGATAG
- a CDS encoding PolC-type DNA polymerase III codes for MELKLVDLVKRMEKDNPDTAYFEKGSFLMKPVYKKNSHVLHMEISLPKPLPYKVWDVFCVRLKKITQCQVALKIQTENAQTSILELSDYISHFVSFHPALRIFQDSLPSLENQHLIYHIAQEDERDVAIQNKHLLKEFLDSCGFELKIDIEEMKVSQKVLEVKMKKEEPKPVKVYEEKKAYNFKPKGKKGLENYVPFSICDIKEECHDIRIHGKIFEIENRTLRTGKDIQTLWIADDDDAIIMKRFERGAVTKEVLNEISKGDCVVADGKVEFDSYSRELVFMPDVLQKVAEVKRVDEAEEKRVELHVHTKLSEMDGVCDIAEFIKTADEWGMDAIALTDHRVVQAFPTAQSVVDGINKKREKPMKILYGVEMNMVDPVLQIVRNADDTKLEEGTYCVFDLETTGLSSRYDHIIEFGGQIVKDRTCIKSLQMFIKPPVELSAFTTELTNISEEHVRNAKPFVECVDEILEFIGDSILVAHNASFDYGFLNAELERIGRKPLMNPVIDTLDLARSMVDRKGYRLGQLARQYGIRYDEDVAHRADYDAEVLAQVFMHMLNELKHIPTLRDLQAMQDETCLNKVRDKHVTILAKNMAGLKELFELITLSHTKYLSYNSKSTTNVVAEPRIIRSEIEKRRMNGNLLIGSSCVNGEVFDIAQTRSEKELEEVMRFYDYIELQPLGNYQFLIDRNSISDENRLKEILTGIIEKADALHKPIVASSDAHYVHPNQKLIRDIYINSQAIGGMRHPLYIYNQEKRRRFQSPMQHMRTTQEMLKEFAWLGEKRAYEFVVTNTRKIADEVEIIRPVKDALYPPDIEGSDQKLREICFENAHKKYGPQLPKIVEDRLNRELDAIIGAGYYVVYYISHLLVKKSLDDGYLVGSRGSVGSSFVATMSEITEVNPLAPHYVCPKCHYVKFFTDGSVLNGYDLPDIECPHCGEIIRGDGHDIPFETFLGFEGDKVPDIDLNFSGEYQPNAHAYTKEVFGEDHVYRAGTIGTVAEKTAFGYVKGYEEEMGIEGSMRNAQILRLAKGCEGVKRTTGQHPGGIVVVPLDMDVHDFTPVQYPANDPYAEWKTTHFDFHQIHDNILKFDILGHVDPTAMKMLERMSGIDVRTIPMNDPETMSIFSGVDALCIDTSKNTEETGAAGLPEYGTPFVRGILELTRPTTFDELLKISGLSHGTDVWLGNAKDLIDEGICTLKSVIGCRDDIMVYLLYKGLKPKSAFTIMESVRKGKGLKDEWIVEMKENGVEDWYIESCKKIKYMFPKAHAVAYVMMAIRIAWFKVHKPQYYYCMFFSIRCDAYDIETMIKGEQSIRKKMQEIDMKLRDNNLKKDVTKKDKDIYSTLELALEMVLRGYSFTNIDLMRSTSKEFIVDPTNTKRLIPPFTSIDGLGESVADTVVEARKNGAFLSKEDLQRRTSLSGTLVKKLESMGVLEGLQEENQMSLF; via the coding sequence ATGGAGCTAAAATTAGTTGATCTTGTGAAGAGGATGGAGAAAGATAACCCAGATACTGCGTATTTTGAAAAGGGTTCTTTTCTTATGAAACCAGTGTATAAGAAAAATTCTCATGTTCTTCATATGGAAATATCTTTGCCCAAACCTTTGCCTTATAAGGTATGGGATGTTTTCTGTGTGAGATTAAAGAAAATTACACAATGCCAGGTTGCATTAAAGATACAAACAGAAAACGCTCAGACATCGATTTTAGAGTTAAGCGACTATATATCGCATTTTGTTAGTTTTCATCCAGCTTTACGTATTTTTCAAGATTCTTTGCCATCATTAGAAAATCAGCATTTGATTTATCATATTGCACAGGAAGATGAAAGGGATGTAGCTATTCAAAATAAACATTTATTAAAAGAGTTTTTGGATTCCTGTGGATTTGAGTTAAAAATTGATATAGAAGAAATGAAAGTTTCTCAAAAAGTGTTAGAAGTAAAAATGAAAAAAGAAGAGCCAAAACCAGTTAAGGTATATGAGGAAAAGAAAGCATATAACTTTAAACCAAAAGGGAAAAAAGGATTGGAAAACTATGTTCCTTTTTCTATTTGTGATATTAAAGAAGAATGTCATGATATTCGAATTCATGGGAAAATCTTTGAAATTGAAAATCGTACACTTCGTACAGGAAAAGATATTCAGACTTTATGGATTGCGGATGATGATGACGCTATCATCATGAAACGTTTTGAACGTGGAGCAGTAACAAAAGAAGTGTTAAACGAAATTTCCAAAGGGGATTGTGTTGTTGCGGATGGAAAAGTGGAATTCGATTCTTATTCCAGAGAACTTGTATTTATGCCGGATGTATTGCAGAAAGTGGCAGAAGTTAAACGTGTTGATGAAGCAGAAGAAAAACGTGTAGAACTGCATGTACATACCAAGTTGTCTGAGATGGATGGTGTTTGTGATATAGCGGAGTTTATCAAAACAGCAGATGAATGGGGTATGGATGCCATTGCGTTAACGGATCATCGTGTAGTGCAGGCTTTTCCTACTGCACAATCGGTTGTGGATGGTATAAATAAAAAACGAGAAAAACCAATGAAAATTTTATATGGTGTGGAAATGAATATGGTAGACCCTGTATTACAAATTGTGCGTAATGCAGATGATACAAAACTGGAAGAGGGAACGTATTGTGTGTTTGACCTTGAAACAACGGGGTTATCTTCTCGTTATGACCATATCATAGAATTTGGTGGACAAATCGTTAAGGATCGTACATGTATCAAAAGTTTACAGATGTTTATAAAACCACCTGTAGAATTGAGCGCATTTACAACTGAGTTAACAAATATCAGCGAAGAACATGTAAGAAATGCGAAACCTTTTGTAGAATGTGTGGACGAAATCTTAGAATTTATTGGGGATAGTATTCTGGTAGCACATAATGCCAGCTTTGACTATGGGTTTTTAAATGCTGAACTTGAAAGAATTGGAAGAAAACCATTGATGAATCCTGTAATTGATACCTTGGATTTGGCTAGAAGCATGGTAGATCGCAAAGGATATCGTTTGGGACAATTGGCACGTCAATATGGAATTCGCTATGATGAAGATGTTGCCCATCGTGCGGATTATGATGCAGAAGTGCTGGCACAGGTATTCATGCATATGTTAAACGAGTTAAAGCATATACCGACCTTAAGAGATTTACAGGCAATGCAGGATGAAACTTGTTTAAATAAAGTAAGGGATAAACATGTGACGATATTGGCAAAAAATATGGCTGGTTTAAAAGAACTTTTTGAATTAATTACTTTATCGCATACAAAATATCTAAGTTATAATTCGAAAAGTACAACAAATGTTGTAGCTGAACCACGTATCATTCGTTCTGAGATAGAAAAAAGAAGAATGAATGGAAACTTATTGATTGGTTCTTCCTGTGTTAATGGGGAAGTCTTTGATATTGCGCAGACACGAAGCGAAAAAGAACTTGAAGAAGTTATGCGTTTTTATGACTATATTGAACTGCAGCCTTTAGGAAACTATCAGTTTTTAATTGATCGAAATTCCATAAGTGATGAAAATCGCTTAAAAGAAATTCTTACAGGAATCATAGAAAAAGCAGATGCTTTGCATAAGCCAATTGTCGCAAGCAGTGATGCTCATTATGTACATCCAAATCAAAAACTAATTCGCGATATTTATATCAATTCACAGGCAATTGGGGGTATGCGTCATCCTCTGTATATTTATAATCAGGAAAAACGTCGTCGTTTTCAAAGTCCAATGCAGCATATGCGTACAACACAGGAAATGTTGAAAGAATTTGCGTGGCTTGGGGAAAAACGTGCTTATGAGTTTGTCGTGACAAATACAAGGAAAATTGCAGATGAAGTTGAAATTATCCGTCCTGTGAAAGATGCTTTATATCCACCAGATATTGAAGGATCTGATCAAAAACTGAGAGAAATTTGTTTTGAGAATGCACATAAAAAGTATGGACCGCAGCTTCCCAAAATTGTAGAAGATCGACTAAACAGAGAACTGGATGCCATCATTGGGGCAGGTTACTATGTTGTTTATTATATTTCCCATCTATTAGTAAAGAAAAGTTTGGATGATGGATATCTGGTTGGTTCTCGAGGATCTGTAGGTTCTAGTTTTGTTGCGACCATGTCGGAAATTACGGAAGTAAACCCATTAGCACCGCATTATGTTTGTCCAAAATGTCATTATGTAAAATTCTTTACAGATGGAAGTGTATTGAATGGGTATGACTTACCAGATATTGAATGTCCGCATTGTGGAGAAATTATTCGTGGAGATGGACATGATATTCCATTTGAAACCTTTTTGGGATTTGAAGGGGATAAGGTGCCAGATATCGACTTGAACTTCTCAGGAGAATATCAGCCAAATGCACATGCATATACAAAAGAAGTATTCGGAGAAGACCATGTGTATCGTGCTGGAACGATTGGTACGGTGGCTGAAAAAACAGCTTTTGGATATGTAAAAGGATATGAAGAGGAAATGGGTATTGAGGGTAGTATGCGAAATGCACAGATTCTTCGACTTGCGAAAGGCTGTGAAGGGGTCAAACGAACAACGGGACAGCATCCTGGGGGAATTGTCGTTGTGCCATTGGATATGGATGTTCATGATTTTACACCGGTACAATATCCTGCCAATGATCCATATGCAGAATGGAAAACTACACATTTTGATTTCCATCAGATTCATGACAATATCTTAAAATTTGATATTTTAGGACATGTTGACCCAACAGCGATGAAAATGCTGGAAAGAATGAGTGGGATTGATGTTCGAACGATTCCTATGAACGATCCAGAAACAATGAGTATTTTTTCCGGTGTTGATGCTTTGTGTATTGATACTTCAAAAAATACAGAGGAAACAGGAGCAGCCGGACTTCCAGAATATGGGACACCATTTGTACGTGGAATTCTAGAGCTGACACGTCCTACAACCTTTGATGAGCTTTTGAAAATATCTGGACTGTCACATGGTACGGATGTATGGCTTGGAAATGCGAAAGATTTGATTGATGAAGGGATTTGTACATTAAAAAGCGTTATCGGTTGTCGTGATGACATCATGGTATATTTGCTGTATAAAGGATTAAAACCAAAATCTGCCTTTACGATTATGGAAAGTGTGCGTAAAGGAAAGGGATTAAAAGATGAATGGATTGTAGAAATGAAGGAAAATGGAGTAGAGGACTGGTATATTGAGTCTTGTAAGAAGATTAAATACATGTTCCCTAAGGCCCATGCGGTTGCCTACGTTATGATGGCTATAAGAATTGCATGGTTTAAAGTGCATAAGCCGCAATATTATTATTGTATGTTCTTTTCTATTCGTTGTGATGCCTACGATATAGAAACGATGATCAAGGGAGAACAGTCTATACGTAAAAAAATGCAGGAAATTGATATGAAACTGCGAGACAATAATTTAAAGAAAGATGTAACAAAGAAAGATAAAGATATTTATTCTACTTTGGAACTTGCGCTTGAAATGGTACTTCGAGGCTACTCTTTTACAAATATTGATTTAATGCGCTCTACTTCAAAAGAATTTATTGTAGATCCTACAAATACGAAACGTTTGATTCCTCCGTTTACTAGTATTGATGGTTTGGGAGAAAGTGTTGCGGATACCGTTGTAGAAGCTAGAAAAAATGGAGCTTTCTTATCAAAAGAAGATTTGCAAAGACGAACTTCATTAAGTGGTACCTTAGTAAAAAAACTGGAATCTATGGGAGTTTTAGAAGGTCTCCAGGAAGAAAATCAAATGAGTTTATTTTAG
- a CDS encoding nitrous oxide-stimulated promoter family protein, giving the protein MRKDVDKKRKEEKAILYLMICLYCRKKHAQKELCKECAELYEYACKRIEVCPFMETKTFCSSCKVHCYQKKYRAQIQTVMRFSGPRMLLYHPIKALRHLYYEKKEKYL; this is encoded by the coding sequence ATGAGGAAAGATGTTGATAAAAAACGTAAAGAAGAAAAAGCTATCTTGTATTTGATGATTTGTTTATATTGCAGAAAGAAACATGCACAAAAAGAACTATGTAAGGAATGTGCAGAACTATATGAGTATGCATGTAAACGTATAGAAGTATGTCCTTTTATGGAAACAAAGACTTTTTGCAGCAGCTGCAAGGTACATTGTTATCAAAAGAAATATCGTGCACAAATACAAACTGTTATGCGTTTCAGTGGTCCACGCATGCTGTTGTATCATCCAATAAAAGCGCTTCGTCATTTGTATTATGAGAAAAAGGAGAAATATTTATGA
- a CDS encoding flagellar biosynthesis protein FlgM, with protein MKGNLWWRLSIVFLLAGCDKELMILPVENLKIEYGEKLDKTKLFYTKDSDENVKVSRVDGFDEKKIGKQKLAVTFTDGSRKVQKDIEVIVEDTKKPVIELKKDSITVTLGDNLVLKDNIKLVEDPVDGVLQYSDKVIEKDGYYIEKGKMDTKKTGTYDVKVIAVDVNGNKSEKVFNVIVKKKETKKKSLNNPNKTGNFYTNNDSINSENNFSNNEKLDSGTSEESPYLGNSESSSGGEETRLDSNPHQHSITVTGYSDVVYSGVFFENEYECDTWASNYWGPNGEWSARGYSSKQCSCGMWSPYFFHIDYWN; from the coding sequence ATGAAAGGTAACTTATGGTGGAGGTTAAGTATTGTATTTTTGCTTGCAGGGTGTGATAAAGAGTTAATGATATTACCTGTAGAAAATCTGAAAATAGAGTATGGAGAGAAATTGGATAAGACAAAGCTTTTCTATACAAAAGATTCTGATGAGAATGTTAAAGTAAGCAGGGTAGATGGTTTTGATGAGAAAAAAATTGGTAAGCAGAAATTAGCTGTTACATTTACAGATGGATCAAGAAAAGTACAAAAAGATATAGAGGTAATCGTTGAAGATACAAAAAAACCGGTAATTGAATTAAAAAAAGATTCAATTACTGTTACTTTAGGAGATAATTTAGTGTTAAAAGATAACATCAAACTTGTAGAAGATCCTGTAGATGGAGTCTTGCAATATAGTGACAAAGTTATAGAGAAAGATGGATACTATATTGAAAAAGGCAAAATGGATACAAAGAAAACTGGAACATATGATGTGAAAGTAATTGCTGTTGATGTAAATGGAAATAAGTCAGAAAAAGTATTTAACGTAATCGTAAAGAAAAAAGAGACAAAAAAGAAATCGCTAAATAATCCAAACAAGACTGGAAATTTTTATACAAATAATGATTCTATAAATTCTGAGAATAATTTTTCAAATAATGAAAAATTGGATAGCGGTACTTCAGAAGAATCGCCTTACTTAGGAAATAGCGAATCATCTAGTGGTGGAGAAGAAACGCGATTAGATTCAAATCCACACCAGCATTCAATTACAGTAACGGGATATTCAGATGTTGTATATAGTGGAGTGTTTTTTGAGAATGAGTATGAATGTGATACCTGGGCAAGTAATTATTGGGGACCTAATGGAGAGTGGTCGGCAAGAGGATATTCATCAAAACAATGTTCATGTGGAATGTGGAGCCCTTATTTTTTTCACATAGACTATTGGAATTAA
- a CDS encoding YbaN family protein, producing MKLFFLLLGFLSAGLGAIGVLLPILPTTPFLLLATFCFAKSSKRFHTWFTHTSLYKKHLESFVEHRAMTRKTKVSLLLFASCMLVIAMIVVPVPAVRIFIGFLIVFKYYYFLFRIKTISTEEKYEKKFFHKEMLNQNER from the coding sequence ATGAAACTATTCTTTTTATTACTTGGATTTCTTTCGGCAGGGCTAGGAGCTATCGGTGTTTTGTTGCCCATTCTTCCAACAACCCCATTTTTACTGCTGGCAACTTTTTGTTTTGCGAAAAGCTCGAAACGATTTCATACATGGTTTACACATACAAGCTTGTATAAAAAACATTTAGAAAGTTTTGTAGAACATCGTGCGATGACAAGAAAAACAAAGGTTTCTTTGCTGTTATTTGCAAGCTGTATGCTTGTTATCGCAATGATAGTGGTGCCTGTTCCTGCAGTTCGTATATTCATTGGCTTTTTGATTGTGTTTAAATATTATTATTTTTTGTTTCGTATTAAAACAATTTCAACAGAAGAAAAGTATGAAAAAAAGTTTTTTCATAAAGAAATGTTGAATCAAAATGAGAGATAA